The proteins below are encoded in one region of Reichenbachiella sp. 5M10:
- a CDS encoding S41 family peptidase: MFLCITLLCSCRDDDALSGGSDFELEDGTRFEMTLDSIFLYAEQIYYWNEDLPSYEEFDPRSYGTETEDLSNLENEIFALTQYAINPNTGQSYEFVSDNASYPKYSFVEESSTTANLAALAVNYLNGTDDDYGFRLTSVEADDIRVRYVTTGSTAYQAGLRRGDQLLQIDGQEVRADSYADIELINGSFDENAFALMVRKPNGDSLSATLYKSNYAINPVFKDTVLQTTTGAMGYLAYNMFSSLSNSQNVLDEAFETFANANVNSVILDLRYNGGGYLESADYLINNLISSSYDGRPMYTELYNDLMQSGQATILENQLLKNTDGELIEYRGRYANYNDIDYSEDNNSYDFDKTGPIESIENVYVIISAATASASELVINVLKPYLNVTLIGSSSYGKPVGFFGIDVDEYTFYMPNFETLNANGEGSYFDGFQPDYEVTDDVTHDFGDSEESCIATAIALQTGSNTPIARQHQNYIELNHLTPNHGFKGMIETRTTLAQ; encoded by the coding sequence TTGTTTTTATGTATTACGCTTCTCTGTTCTTGTAGAGACGATGATGCTCTCAGTGGAGGATCAGATTTTGAATTGGAAGACGGCACTCGATTTGAAATGACGCTAGACTCCATTTTCCTCTATGCAGAACAAATTTATTATTGGAACGAAGATTTGCCTAGTTATGAAGAGTTTGATCCGCGCAGCTATGGAACCGAAACAGAAGACTTGAGTAATCTTGAAAATGAAATATTTGCACTGACACAGTATGCAATCAACCCCAACACGGGTCAATCCTATGAATTCGTATCAGACAACGCCTCGTATCCAAAGTATTCTTTTGTAGAAGAATCCTCTACCACTGCCAACCTCGCTGCACTAGCCGTCAACTACCTCAATGGCACAGATGACGACTATGGCTTCAGACTCACCTCTGTAGAGGCTGATGACATACGTGTACGCTATGTGACCACTGGCTCTACTGCCTATCAGGCAGGGCTCAGACGTGGAGACCAATTGCTCCAAATAGATGGCCAGGAAGTACGTGCGGACTCTTACGCCGATATTGAACTTATCAATGGATCCTTCGATGAAAATGCATTTGCTCTCATGGTAAGAAAACCCAATGGAGATTCCTTGAGTGCTACACTATACAAATCCAACTATGCCATCAACCCGGTATTCAAAGACACGGTACTTCAAACCACAACAGGTGCGATGGGCTACTTGGCCTACAACATGTTTTCGTCACTTAGCAATTCTCAGAATGTACTTGACGAGGCTTTTGAAACATTTGCAAATGCCAATGTAAACTCCGTAATCTTGGATCTACGCTACAACGGTGGAGGATACCTCGAGTCGGCCGATTACCTCATCAACAACCTCATCTCCTCAAGCTATGATGGACGCCCCATGTATACAGAACTATACAATGATTTGATGCAATCTGGCCAAGCAACCATCCTCGAAAATCAACTCTTGAAGAACACAGACGGAGAGCTCATCGAGTACAGGGGCCGTTATGCAAACTACAACGACATTGATTATTCCGAGGACAACAACAGTTATGATTTTGACAAAACGGGCCCAATCGAAAGCATCGAAAACGTATATGTAATCATCAGTGCTGCGACAGCATCTGCCAGCGAACTCGTGATCAATGTACTCAAGCCCTATCTCAACGTGACATTGATCGGATCATCTTCCTACGGCAAACCCGTTGGTTTTTTTGGAATAGATGTCGACGAATACACATTCTACATGCCTAACTTCGAAACGCTCAATGCCAACGGAGAAGGAAGCTACTTCGATGGGTTCCAACCAGACTATGAAGTAACAGATGATGTCACTCATGATTTTGGTGACAGTGAAGAATCCTGTATTGCGACGGCTATAGCGCTACAAACGGGATCAAACACTCCTATCGCTCGCCAACACCAGAATTATATTGAACTCAACCACTTGACCCCTAATCACGGATTCAAAGGAATGATCGA